A genomic region of Caenorhabditis elegans chromosome V contains the following coding sequences:
- the M04C3.1 gene encoding SNF2 N-terminal domain-containing protein (Confirmed by transcript evidence), giving the protein MSNRFKFFAAIREYDVEGEVLLKIIGTGSNNNLAYRIMESRLNEVGIRLGSFLSAVAQMGEPIRDFVAEERNLKVTIDGSVAKVEDIEGNLEKNEEGVLVFRTEDFGLVRALDQKLSPGQYQITVRATKFLERKIFTTMNYCAEAQKIAPLVTATESGSIFKRVASIFQKSPQENIPGSTCNQANENQQRRMSFKLDKKQEELMVRIAELENGENHGGIITTTTATNDLRIRQVLIEHILQQRSLHKREESQANRTLIIGSPSWIKKFEGPLENITKSSQNNDFSFIFFNGIRRPPTLTSIRKKRKRAGKDIVLINYYWLETIQNLPVTWERIIFHDFTLKFVKSNTVPPFRALCKLKATFRWCITENHKQDRLVKFFNPSLGYISYFDAEEKMKSTKKIEEFLKRVNLYLPSAEPTDRIGFVLDLKQKEMMASMEKREDGDDQGGIVTVATNDRQIDQVIIAYILKQREQGTSRKKVNLIVGTPMWMKSWKLQFDEFIKAGLLNDNDLTISYFYNRTKSRNSNELARNDIVITTYDTLKKEANLPIFKAVKWERIILYEANKISDMNTVRFQAICQLQAKYRWCLTESPKQQSLSCFLKQESFGNGYSLKNTESVKKQNNFKEDTVKQQANLIFSSTELKLKTMKIVLNTRQKEFMNSMAQCETGPTNERIAAYGMEENEIGEAIIAFLLEQKYNSERNDILMGETLVVVSDAKMDSWLKHVKKLAKEDDLNIHNIHEEDHICEKDYIRENKTSMFIEWERIIFYGFSLHCAYKYQENRFQLYPDNCWYITEDITHLCSVHFLEAKERSFFRTEENHFTFLTSAIQASKADEYRQFSNNMWQSIDSYTYEFFDKNFEIWPVKNDESLEEMYEMMCLGLSGSAAALIIRLWVDVHWNHIACDYDSFFISRDEMDDIVARWKKSIDLIEDAQIDLIRDVLVEKKLLSEHMVIVKFSKQKVF; this is encoded by the exons ATGTCAAATCGATTCAAGTTTTTCGCTGCAATTAGAGAATATGATGTCGAGGGTGAAGTGTTGTTAAAAATCATCGGTACTGG TTCCAATAACAATCTAGCATATCGTATTATGGAATCAAGACTAAATGAAGTTGGCATAAGACTGGGTAGTTTTTTATCTGCTGTTGCTCAGATGGGGGAGCCCATCAGAGATTTCGTGGCTGAAgagagaaatttaaaagtcaCCATTGATGGTAGTGTTGCCAAG gtagAAGACATTGAAggcaatttggaaaaaaacgaagaaggaGTTTTAGTATTCCGTACAGAAGACTTTGGATTAGTTAGAGCTCTTGATCAAAAGCTTTCACCGGGCCAATATCAAATAACTGTTCGAGC aacaaaatttttggaaagaaaaatattcaccACAATGAATTATTGTGCGGAAGCTCAGAAGATTGCTCCATTGGTGACTGCAACAGAAAGTGGATCAATATTCAAAAGAGTTGCCtcaatctttcaaaaatcgcCACAAGAAAACATCCCTGGGTCGACATGCAACCAAGCTAATGAG AACCAACAAAGAAGGATGAGCTTTAAATTGGATAAGAAACAGGAAGAATTGATGGTCCGTATTGCTGAActtgaaaatggagaaaatcacGGAGGAATAATTACTACTACTACAGCCACAAATGATCTCCGAATAAGACAAGTATTGATTGAacacattttgcaacaaagATCATTGCACAAACGCGAAGAGTCACAAGCTAATAGAACTTTGATAATAGGGTCGCCCAGTTggataaaaaagtttgagggACCTCttgaaaatatcacaaaaagttcacaaaacaatgatttttctttcattttcttcaatgGTATCAGAAGGCCTCCAACTCTGACTtctatcagaaaaaaaagaaaaagagcggGAAAAGACATCGTTCTCATAAACTACTATTGGCTAGAAACTATACAAAATTTGCCAGTCACATGGGAGCGAATCATTTTCCATgattttactttgaaatttgtcaaGAGCAACACAGTACCACCATTCCGAGCACTTTGTAAATTGAAAGCCACGTTTCGCTGGTGCATCACTGAAAATCACAAACAAGACCGTCtggtgaaatttttcaatcctTCGCTTGGTTACATCTCGTATTTTGATGCTGAAGAGAAAATGAAGTcaacaaagaaaattgaagaattctTGAAACGAGTCAACCTGTATTTACCGAGTGCAG AACCAACAGATAGAATTGGATTTGTTTTGGACTTGAAGCAGAAGGAAATGATGGCCTCTATGGAGAAACGTGAAGATGGAGATGATCAAGGAGGAATAGTCACTGTGGCTACAAACGATCGTCAAATAGATCAAGTAATAATTGCATATATTCTGAAACAAAGGGAACAAGGAACGTCtcggaaaaaagttaatttaatCGTTGGGACGCCCATGTGGATGAAATCATGGAAGTTACAATTCGATGAATTCATTAAGGCAGGACTACTGAATGACAATGATCTAACCATTTCCTATTTTTACAACCGGACAAAGTCTCGCAATTCGAATGAACTTGCTAGAAATGATATCGTCATCACTACATACGATACGCTGAAGAAAGAAGCGAACCTTCCCATTTTCAAAGCCGTCAAATGGGAGCGAATCATTCTTTATGAAGCAAACAAAATTAGTGACATGAACACTGTACGATTTCAAGCAATCTGCCAACTCCAAGCAAAATATCGTTGGTGTCTCACGGAAAGTCCAAAACAACAAAGCTTGTCGTGTTTTTTGAAGCAGGAGAGTTTTGGAAACGGTTACTCTTTAAAAAACACcgaaagtgtgaaaaaacaaaacaattttaaagagGACACTGTGAAGCAACAAGctaatctgattttttcaagcaCCG aattgaaactgaaaactatgaaaattgttttgaacaCCCGTCAAAAGGAGTTCATGAATAGCATGGCTCAATGTGAAACTGGACCTACCAATGAAAGAATAGCGGCATACGGGatggaagaaaatgaaataggAGAGGCAATTATCGCATTTCTTTTAGAACAAAAGTATAACAGCGAAAGAAATGATATTTTGATGGGAGAAACTTTAGTGGTTGTATCAGATGCAAAAATGGACAGTTGGTTGAAACATGttaaaaaacttgcaaaagaGGATGACCTGAATATACACAATATCCATGAAGAGGACCATATATGTGAAAAGGACTATATTCGTGAAAATAAAACCAGCATGTTCATCGAATGGGaacgaattattttttatgggTTTTCTCTGCATTGTGCATACAAATACCAGGAAAACCGATTTCAACTATATCCAGATAATTGTTGGTACATAACTGAAGATATCACACACCTTTGCTCAGTTCATTTCTTGGAGGCGAAAGAACGGAGCTTTTTTAGAACCG AAGAAAATCATTTCACATTCCTGACTAGTGCAATACAAGCATCAAAAGCTGATGAATATcgtcaattttccaataatatgTGGCAATCAATAGACAGTTACACTTACGAGttctttgataaaaatttcgaaatttggcCTGTGAAAAACGATGAGAGTTTGGAGGAAATGTATGAGATGATGTGTCTTGGTCTCAGTGGATCAGCAGCCGCTTTGATAATTCGATTATGGGTGGATGTTCACTGGAATCACATTGCGTGTGATTAcgattcatttttcatttcacgAGATGAGATGGATGATATTGTTGCTAggtggaaaaaatcgattgacTTGATTGAGGATGCACAAATCGATTTGATTCGCGATGTACTTGTTGAAAAGAAATTATTGTCTGAACACATGGTAATTGTGAAATTTagcaaacaaaaagttttttaa